A region from the Planifilum fulgidum genome encodes:
- a CDS encoding DNA alkylation repair protein, which produces MSKPYLCPSCGTNRTRFNLIEQVVHPVKKDPHTGEIIERIGMDDPLQIPYTGEPLRVQCGVCGLVEPEERFVKTAQSHPFPAGVNV; this is translated from the coding sequence ATGTCCAAACCCTATCTCTGTCCCTCCTGCGGAACCAACCGGACCCGGTTCAACCTGATCGAACAGGTGGTGCATCCGGTGAAAAAAGATCCCCACACCGGGGAGATCATCGAAAGGATCGGAATGGATGACCCGCTGCAGATTCCCTACACCGGCGAACCCCTTCGGGTCCAGTGCGGCGTCTGCGGTTTGGTGGAACCGGAGGAACGGTTTGTCAAAACGGCGCAAAGCCATCCTTTCCCCGCCGGCGTCAATGTCTGA